ccagccggtaactgagaggtaaccgagagcgggtgggcggcactttcaacgggaggcagggagtgtccatactgtacgttagtactatttatttaataaattttattatactgtgactgaGAGGACGCCAGAAGTCCGCCAGATTCATGTCGCGGTCAGTCGCGGGCCGAGGTAATGCGAGTCGGGGCGGCGCGGTGCGTGGCCATTCTGTATgctaatactattacttattctgtgattaTGTTCTTCATATTAGGCCGGGAAGTATCattcgattaaatttgctatgatgggggttttcgggggcgaaaaatagatttaatgaatgaatgaatgaacgtTTATTCACAAGAACATATGGTACAGTACAGTGGAtgttataaatttacaatgttggcccttaaTATGTTCTGCCATGAGGCATGTGAAAATTGTTTTTCCATGACATGACAAAACCATGTATGTGAGTGAACATTAACTGCGTGCATGCAAGATCTTAagctctagctaggtcttatctcggagaaaacgcgcatttttgaatttttatatgttCTCGCAAGCAAAGCTCGTTCTCCCACaataacctatcacattaggacatgaaacaatttcattattatttttatttcatttcatgtttaagaaaagcactatacatacttcGGCGTGAAAAcatcccggcctctgtagtaatatCCTATTTTATACGCAACAATGTCGCGTATTACAAAATAATGTGTAAAAGTGTTGaaatcagtaaaaaaatcttaccTTCTTTTGGGATTGCGTGGGCGTTTGCGGCCCAGGTTTTTGCTTAGTAAATCTTTCTTGTGGTTCAGGTTTATGCAATTCAGGTTCCTGTTTAGCAGTTATTTGCTCTGAATGTTGCCCCTGTTTCTGAGATTGTTCTAATTCTAAGATCGGTGTTTTGTCGTCTTCGGTTTTCTTAGCACATTTAACGTTATATATTTTCTGGCCTATAATAATATCCGTCACTTCATCCTGTTTTGGTAACATAGTAAAGTCAGTACTAATTTCATCAACCGAATCTTCAGGTTCAAGAACAGGCGCTTTTATCGCAGCCTTTTTAGCTTCTTTACTACTTTCTAATTCTTTGAGTTTCTTAGCAAGCAGTTCTCTTTCTTTTTCTTGCTGTTTTCTGATTTTCTCTTTTTCTAATTCCAGCTGCTTTTGCTTAGCAAGCTCTTCTCTCAAAAGTACTGCCATGTCGGCACCTTTCGCTTTTTGGTCTTTAGCAGTTGTTTTTTCAGCTTTCCCTGTGTCATCTTTATCATGTACCTTTAATTCGCTTAGTCGCTTAGTCGCCCCTTGTTTTTTTTCTGTAGTTAATTGTTTATGTGTGCTTTCTAATACTTTATCGGCttcttttgcttttttttctttcagtgcTTCGTCTTTCTCTTGTTGCTTTCTCAATTTTTCTTCTTCTGATTTATCTTTCGCTTGTTTAGCCATTTGTTCTTTCAAAGCTGTCGTTGCTTTAGCATCACGTTGCATTTCGCCCCTTTGCTTATTTTTCTCTTGTCCTTGATAAATTGTTTTCTCTTTTTGGCCTTTTCCGATTCTATCTTCGTCTTCACCAGATTTTGCTTCTGGGTGTGTTGTTTTCTTATCTATTGTTAGTTTTTCTGAAGTTAATTGTTTATCGGCttcttttgcttttttttctttcagtgcTTCGTCTTTCTCTTGTTGCTTTCGCAATTTTTCTTCTTCTGATTTATCTTTCGCTTGTTTAGCCATTTGTTCTTTCAAAGCTGTCGTTGCTTTAGCATCACGTTGCATTTCACCCCTTTGCTTATTTTTCTCTTGTCCTTGATCGATTTGCTTTCTCAATTTATCTTCTCGCATTCCTTCTATTGCCTTTTCAGCTTCCCTGGCTTTTTTATCTCCTAAAGCTGTATCTTTTTCTAGTTGTTCTCTTATTTTTCCTGCTTGTGACAATTCCTTTTCTTGTTCAGAAAGTCCTTCTTTACGAGCATTTATTACTTCCGTGCCATCTTGTTTTCTTCTTCTTGCTAATTGCTCTGACACTTTGCCTATACTTTCCTCGTATTTAATATCCCTCCCTTCCTGATGTTTTTTTCTTTCCTCCTCTAATAGCCTCCCTTCCTCTCGTTTTtcactttcttcctttaatagcCTTGTCTTTTCTGCAgttttttgtttcttttcttcTTCCCGTTTTCTTCTCGTGTCTTCCTTTCTCTTTCTTTCCGTCTCTTTTAGTTCATCAAGCATGTCTTGCGTAGTTTTAATTAGTTCCGAAGAACTAACACAACCCTTCAATTGCTTCGTGGTTACAATTTTGCCACGAGGAAAAATATAACGAAAGTTACTGACATTTGGTTCACTCAGGGTCTTCATAATTGTTTCAAAAGACGGTATTGTCGTAGGAGAACTTTGTAGTTTCCTTTTTCCCTGGGGCGTTCTGTCATCTTTCGGAAAAACATCATGAGGTGGTTTTTTAACGGACCCTTTCTTCATTATTGACTTAAGTTTGACTTCTTTTTCCATCATTGACTGGTGTTTGGTATATTTTTTAGTCAATTGTGTTGGTTTGCTGTATTTTTCAATCTCTAGTTTAGGTCTGATTATTTTTTGCATCACTGTTGTAGTTTCTATATCTTGTTCCATTGTTGGTTGGGATTTGATAAGTTCGTCCATTATTGGTGTAGATGGTTTATCTTTTTCAATCGGTGATATAACTTTAATATCTCTAACCTTAATTAGGGTAGGTTCCAAATCTGTTTTAGAAAAGGCGTCGAACGACACTGATTTTAATGCCTTCGCTACGTTTTCTTCCGCTAGACGTTTCTTCTTTTCCATGTCAAGTTCACTTTCACCTTCGACTCTTAGTTTTTCTTCTTCGGAAAACTCAAGAAAAGAAAGGACTCTTGTCGGTTCTTCCTCTATTTGCTTTTGTTGGGGCATCATAGTGGGAATATATCTGGACACAGGTGCTTGAGATTCTAGCTTACCATCTTTGATATTTGTCACAGATTTTTTAAACGATCGTCGAGTTTTAGAAAGCCACGCCTTATATTGTTGCCTACACTCTTGTGTTTTACGTTCCTCTTCTAAAATGAACTTTAAAAATTTATTAACGACTTTGTCGCAATAGGGACAGGGAAAAAAATCTTTTTGGTAGCAGTGGTCGCAGACGCCTGCAACTTCTCGAATTTTATCGGGCGGAAGATCCGTAAATAAACATTTTGCACGTTCAATCATTTTTATACACCGCGGGCAACTAATTGTTTTCTTCCCTGCCgcaaaaatacacagaaacacTTACTACTATActttatacagggtggtccaaaccttgacgtccaaaaattttttttagattcctctaGTTGtgtatcagaatataccccatgtatatTAGCCGATTTtttgtagttttcgagttatgaatttttgaagTTTTGTTTGGTTAAAACTTTGGGGATGAAGTAATTTACTCATCAAAAACTATTagagtttttatttaatgtttctttttgtaacatacTCGGCATACTCCTTAATAAATGACGTAATTATTAAAAAAGAATCAGCGTCCTCATGTTGATACAAGTTGTAAAAAAACATgacagaaatattttttttacgctCAGGCTAGTCAAGCTTAGATTTTgcgcttaaataaaaaaaaatacaagatgtTACAAGGACTTCTGCTGATTTTATAAACTGATAGACCCTAAGTGTTTtacaaaaaggtaaaaaaagtgACACTTAATGGCCGAACCAGATACAAGCGTGCCCCCAATAACAACCCGCCGCGACACGAGTCCATTAAGATAATGATTAAGCTTACCCAAATGATGATTCGCTTATCGCATGTCACAACATTGACTCATCGTGGTCATTTCTGTGTTTTATTAAAGTTAGGAAtaataaaaccgtttttttttgtgaatcactaatttgggaactttcGACCTTAGTTCCTTTGAGTGCCGATTCTGTCAAATTTCGACTATTaagtgtcacttttttttacctttttgtaAAACACTTAGGGTCTATCAGTTTTTAAAATCAGCAGAAGTCCTTGTAAcagcttgtatttttttttatttaagcgcAAAATCTAAGCTTGACATGCCTGAGCGTTAAAAAAT
This genomic interval from Cydia splendana chromosome 4, ilCydSple1.2, whole genome shotgun sequence contains the following:
- the LOC134790027 gene encoding trichohyalin-like, which encodes MRPASGRQKCDCCRNYGKAEFKKIIEFKDSGIALYRYWPQTEDEAQIGTETGEVLILRNTRDVDLKIEELTAEAGKKTISCPRCIKMIERAKCLFTDLPPDKIREVAGVCDHCYQKDFFPCPYCDKVVNKFLKFILEEERKTQECRQQYKAWLSKTRRSFKKSVTNIKDGKLESQAPVSRYIPTMMPQQKQIEEEPTRVLSFLEFSEEEKLRVEGESELDMEKKKRLAEENVAKALKSVSFDAFSKTDLEPTLIKVRDIKVISPIEKDKPSTPIMDELIKSQPTMEQDIETTTVMQKIIRPKLEIEKYSKPTQLTKKYTKHQSMMEKEVKLKSIMKKGSVKKPPHDVFPKDDRTPQGKRKLQSSPTTIPSFETIMKTLSEPNVSNFRYIFPRGKIVTTKQLKGCVSSSELIKTTQDMLDELKETERKRKEDTRRKREEEKKQKTAEKTRLLKEESEKREEGRLLEEERKKHQEGRDIKYEESIGKVSEQLARRRKQDGTEVINARKEGLSEQEKELSQAGKIREQLEKDTALGDKKAREAEKAIEGMREDKLRKQIDQGQEKNKQRGEMQRDAKATTALKEQMAKQAKDKSEEEKLRKQQEKDEALKEKKAKEADKQLTSEKLTIDKKTTHPEAKSGEDEDRIGKGQKEKTIYQGQEKNKQRGEMQRDAKATTALKEQMAKQAKDKSEEEKLRKQQEKDEALKEKKAKEADKVLESTHKQLTTEKKQGATKRLSELKVHDKDDTGKAEKTTAKDQKAKGADMAVLLREELAKQKQLELEKEKIRKQQEKERELLAKKLKELESSKEAKKAAIKAPVLEPEDSVDEISTDFTMLPKQDEVTDIIIGQKIYNVKCAKKTEDDKTPILELEQSQKQGQHSEQITAKQEPELHKPEPQERFTKQKPGPQTPTQSQKKATDSEAKGVIRYTLSDRTFIEKGWTMLPTEKVVRKMNVYRMRPAKPEFDWFEHNKNKGLLTYDSGEKLAEFDDDGHGRWYYRTGKLALDYYDAEETNAGQRFVVYSTGQPDERGRSRPRTLLATFDYSGNGIVFDHTGKIRLKYNQTEGVVLDRTIGPVSHWKWHTLNDPPVLQQVMIDTQMPYKDPTILAMGDKQADAKRPDNEEMLAIEFENFLKEKRQKITQSQSFKPFQIKMKALKINENFSLRVLDQASIYLFFRDGTTNLKLNIGMVLDHKEIVDTDTAEIGEVSNTLDKLPACTDSIAELQKAVAKAQAQERLRVRHELRLKPPQPSESADALRTGCSRPLRTPVVQASLSSRDKMTPKRFKPSSSCNLYYSTQLF